DNA from Clarias gariepinus isolate MV-2021 ecotype Netherlands chromosome 8, CGAR_prim_01v2, whole genome shotgun sequence:
CTATTTCCCCATTTAACCTGCATGCTTTGTTTGGCATACCAGTAAACCAGTATACGTATGATGCATCCCGGCACACCCCTAAGCATGAGTTTAGTAAAAAGCTTATGATGATTTACTCTGTCAAATGCCTTGGACGCATCAATAAACCCAGTAAACATTGTAGAGCCCTGCCTTCTGTAGGATTCAACAGCTTCTTTCAAGGCATAGATACATAGATCAGTACTATGCTGAGACTTAAAGCCAAATTGATTTTCTGTAGTGCAAATGAGCCCACTCAACTTTTCTAACACCTTTGAAAGAATGctatctatatataataaaaaagtattaaatgttatttgtctTTTGTGGCTATGCTTCCAGGGTAGTGAGTTTGATTCCTGCATTAggtttgtgtgtggagtttgcgcATTCTCCATGTGATTGATGGGTTTCCTTGTACATATAAAGAAAAcgaaataaataagtaaatgtaaaCTACTTTCTGTCAAATTAAATTGGGGCTTGACTAGTTAGCTCCTCCATGTTCAATGTCTTATTAGTTATGTCCTGTTACCACAACCCTTACTGCTGAGATTTTGGGACTTTCcagttttaaagaaagcatTAAGGTGCTTACTAAAGATAGATTTATGAAAATAACATtatgcacaaaaacaaacaaaataaaccgACTCGTTCATGCACAAGACATTCCTATTACACACTACAGACGTAAACTCATATCTGGGTAATATTCACCTACTACTGGAGGAGCACTAGAAGCATTTTATCAAACCCTACTGGTTGTTTAAAGCGTATATTTCTTAGACTGGCCGTACTCACAGCAGTTCCGTCAGACACCGACGCCATATTGAAAGGATCGAAACCGCAGTTTCAAACTAACAACGGAAGTATCATTGGAgagttaaaattaataaatgtttcaaagtaaaattaacaacaCTGGACTTTTATTGGCGTTAGAGACAAAAATATGTAACAATGTTTTCCAGGCAAAACCTTccttctgcattatgattgcCTACAAGATTTCTTTCCTGTCTGTGATTGTTCAGAGCTCCACAAGCGAACGAACCCTAAAGAACGAGGGCGGGACTTAACGCAACATGTTTACATCTGAAAGACAGCATTAATCGGAACAAGATGACAACTATAAAATAATAGGTGCTTAAAAGGGCATTATTTATCACATAAGCGACATGTGTTTCTGGAAATGTTTTCTTGTCACGTTATCTGCATAGTTTAGACAAAACTAGTGACTACTGTATCTACTGGTGAAGTTTATTATAACTAATGTCcaacatgtaaaaatgttttacttacaCGCCGGAAACTTGTTATATTGGCCGGAGTTTATAGCCTAACACTAAAGTCTTTCGAAAATGTAAACGGTTGCATCCACAAAaacagtggatttttttttaagtgcaaagTAGCACTATGCAATATGGCGGCGCTGTTCGACCACCGACGCTAATACAGTAGCCTGCCTGCAGCCAATCAGTCTGTGTGAGATATCTATGGTTAAACTTTAAATACGGTGGCAGTGAGCTTCATTCCAGAGTCCCACTTCCGCCTGCTTCTGTAACACAGCAGTCTATTCATCTGCGCAGGTAATTACTGGTTCATTTATTATTAGCAATAAATGCTATTTTTTAATCATACATAAACGCCTTTATCTTCGTCGTGAattaagtaaacaaacaaaagtccAGTGTGTTTTTCGGGAATGGGGAAGCATTAACTGGAAGAGAATCTACTGTAAACAAGTTGCAGAACTTTGCCAAGCCTTTTGAATACAGATATGCTGAAGTATTTCTTACAATTTCCTTCTGCAGATCCAGACTAAGACTATGGCTTCGAATGAGAAATGTTATGGAAAAGGTAAGAAATATTACTTACTATCTCTTACTAATGGCATAGTTACGTCACCTGGCTTTGTTTCTGTCGGCTATCATTTTATAACAGCAGAGTTACTGTGTTACTGTACACTGCATCATTATTGTAACAcatttaagaaacttttaaatgaataaGATGTGAAAAGTGTATGAAGAAATGAGTGTTTAATTAATGACGTGACAAAATAGTTCTGGGTGGAGTTATTGTCCAACAGGAGAGCTGAAACGAGCTAAGTCACCTTTGTTTAGTTTACATCGGACCATGATTGAGCATGTTATGTAATATGCAGATAAATGCCAAATGACTTAAGACTCCCAGAAACACAAGAAAGGCTTTGAAGCCTTATAGATTGTATGATTTTAAGATTCAGGAAATGAGTTATGGATACATtttctcactcatcgtctatagcaCTTTATCCTGCGTTCAGGGTCAcaagggcctggagcccatcccaggaggtttagggcacgaggcagggtacaccctggacagggtgccaattcatcgcagggcacacacacacactcattcacacactatgggcaatttgggaacgccaatcaagcTAAGCTACATATCTGGGTTAAACATAATAGGTTAAGGATCAAtgcaaatgtttttgtgtttaaaactattttatttacatgcttgtttaaaaacctccattttaaaaaatttgcacaGGCAAAGGTCATGCTTAGATAATAAGCTATGCtaggaaaatttatttttagaaattaaaacaaataagaaacattttcatttttatgaattaaagtTAGCTTGCAACACAACTATATTGATTGTGCCGCTAAAAGGCTACCGGATATCTTTTGAAggtgaaatgttttattgcatgtTACTCAATTCAGGAGTTGACGGAGTTGAATCAACACATTTTAAGATGACAACTTGGACCATTTAATTAGTTTGTATTGGTTTACTTTAAGGCTgcaactgattacttttttgatattgagtaattatcagttattaaaattgataatcaatgaTTCTCAATATGAATTGGGTAAGTACGAAGTGTCTCTTATTTAGCTTTTGGGTTTGAATGTTTAAGCTTGTTTTAGGCAAGTGGTACTGTAACTAACAAAGGCATTAAAGATAAATATGTCACTTAtacatagatatatagatatggatatatttatatagctaTAGATATATTTGTCACTTTCctgataagataaaaaaaaattctgctaaaatataaaaaaggtatATATGGCagttacttaaaatttttaaaatagcaGATGGCAATTATGTTGACACACTAAGAAAActgaataaatgtgttgtgttttGGGGCATGATCAAGTGCCAAGGGAGTGAGACTCGGGTACGCAGGGAAAGGACGTACACCTAAGGGGAATGTGGCTAATTAATGTACATGTGTTGCTGTGTGTCAGGAAAATAATCTAATGGAGaggaacacacacagagctcaaaCAGCAtcaacaatgtgtgtgtgcgttgtaTAATCCATTGTTTACTATGGAAAACTTGCATATAAAAGCAGATCACAGCAGCACAGACATTGCTTGGCCACAGTTGCCACAAGTGTGTTTATCTTTTCCCACTTGATTCTCATTCTAATTTGGTCATTGATGATAGTCGACAACTCGATTATTATGAGTTGCACCACTACTCCTCGCACATAACACATGCCTTACTGATGATCATATCTTCAAGCTCTTGCAATATATTATATGAATTTCATGCAAAATAGCATGGTGGTTTTTATCAGATTTGTCATCACCCATCTGATAGTCTATGGATTACTTTAAGCTTCAGTTCTTCATTTGCTCTCTGATGTATATTGCAGGAAGCTGTTCTCCAGGGGCTGTTCCCAAAGGCCAGATACGAGTCTATAGTATGAGATTCTGCCCATACGCCCAGAGACCCAGACTGGTGCTCAAAGCTAAGGGCATAGAGTAAGTTCATAATTATGAATTTCATGACTGTGTTTAGTACTTTGGTTTGTATTTGCTATTAAAGAGTAAAATAGATCTTATTGTTATTGTAAGAATTCATAATTACCAGCCACAATCTCCCTGTAGGGCTGAAATTGTCAACATCCATTTAAAAGAGAAACCCGAGTGGTACCTGGAGAAAAACCCTCTTGGTCAAGTGCCTACAGTGGAAACCTCCAGTGGTCATGTGGTTTATGAATCACCAATCACATGTGAATACCTGGATGAGCTGTACCCTGAGAAAAAACTGTTTCCCTCTGATCCCTTTGCAAAAGCCCAGCAGAAGATGTTGTTGGAGGAATACTCAAAGGTGTGTCTTTTCAGCTTACAgtcttattaaatttaaatacttgGGTGTAGACAAAATTTATAGacggattttttctttttcttttttaatgacaaCACCCCTTTTGGTACCGTGGCAGTTCTTGCAATCTCTGTTAGGGCTATAAAGGAGTCTTCAACCATACAAAAATCACAAGGAAATGTTTAGTTCTTGTGATTCCTGCTTGGGGATTTAAAGCAGTCTTCAGCTAATACAACAATTCCAACAACATTTTTACTTTCAGGTCATTCCTCTGTTCTACAAAATTCCcatgacaaaaataaaaggtGAGGATGTGTCGGCACTAGAAGCAGAGTTGAGGGAAAAGCTCTCCAAAATGAACAAGGTGTAGTACAATAAaggttttacaaaataatttcacaaatgtatatattcaataaaaaatttttaagcaATATggtttaagtctcaacatttgatatacatttttttccctttttgtgtTATACTTTTGCAGGTTCTTAttaacaagaaaaccaaatacTTTGGAGGTGATTCAGTGACTATGATTGACTACCTGATCTGGCCCTGGTTTGAGAGGGTGGAGGCCTATCAGATCAAACAGTATGATTTCATATTTATACAAAATCACATtaagagcaaacaaaaaaaaactataaaaacaataGGTGTCTTTAAATCAGATCATGTTGCATTCACCTGATGGTAGAAATTCAAAGTTTGACTActaaatattcttatttttaatgtatgcaGGGTTTGCCTTTGGAAAGCTGATTTTTTGTTTAAGAACGTTTTGCATATGAACATGCTCTCATTCTATTTCAGCTGTCTGGATGGCAAACCGGAGCTAAACAACTGGATTTCACGCATGCAAGAGGATCCAGCAGTGAAGGCACTGATGTTCAGCCCAGCTGACCACAAAGCCTTTTTTAACTCGTTCTTGGAGGGACATGCCAATTATGACTATGGcttataaaaatgtcaaaaaaaaaaaaaaagaaactttattaACAAGAAAATCAAATAAGGAATAATTGTTTTTCAGTACATAAATTTGTACAAGTACAATGCCTTGTCACCTACTCTTTCATGAAATGGTATTAAAGTACCTTTTGTTAAATTCCACATttgtatatttcatttatttcatttaattatagTTTTGCTTGTTGGCTAAAAGAgtgttatgttttttaaattttacataatgTTCCTACTTTATCAAAGTCACCATTGATTTCATTAGGCTTTCGAATTGAATACACTTATTGGGAATCTACCATGAAGGATAGACCATTTCATTGCATGGCACTGAGCATACACTCATGCACAACTAGGGGCAATTTAAAAATTTAGTCAGTCCACCTACTGGCATGAACATGCACAGAAATTCCATTCAGACAGGAACTCAGATCAACCGGGTGGCCCTAATGTCATGAATGAACAACATTACTTGCAGACTCAACACTCTCATTaaatctgggcttgggactgcATCAAGTGGCTGAGATTTGAGCATtggatgggaattgaacccgggcctaTTTGTTATGGTGTGCCAGGTTTAAATCACTGTCGGGCCCAAATCAGTAAACTAGATTCTATCACTGTATAGGGTGTTATTTAAAGCACAATAAAATAGCTGTCTTGCCTATAACCAAAGTAATATTCCAACATGCCCAATCcatgcaaacacacagacacactcactcacatatatatatatatatatatatatatatatatattgggaaCAAAAATTCTATAATCGTAGTCATGTGAACCAAGTAATTTTTGTGCTTACAAACTATTTAAAGAGACAATTATGCAATATCTGACCATCTATTCAGAACTTCCTACCATCTTTACATATACAATCTGTAAAACTatatgcctaaaaatgtttctgAACGGTAATTTGTAAGGGTGACTTCTGCCTTTTTAGACCTATTATTTCTTTTCCAAGAAAGAAACAACCTGAAGGAATCAGTtgcaaaaaaaacttccttagAACTCTCGTTACATGTTTAAGCTAAGTTTTCATAAAGTCTTTCAAGAAGAAAGGAGGTTATAATAACATCAGTGGTGTACTGAAAATCACACGGGAGTGCTACAGTATGGCTAGGTGTCCACAAACTGTTGGCTGTATAATACGAGAGagtataaaaaagttttaaggtTAGTGAGTAACAGATGCGGTCAGTTTTGCCATATGTTCTCCCTCAGATGCCTACCTGCCTCGCCTTTTacagtcataataataatcagctcTTCCAAAGTAAGGGTTGTTGCTTTGTCTCAGGGTCATACACATACACCCAAGTTTCGTCAACAGAAATTATCATCAACATAAAAGATGGGTCATTCACAGCACGTGGACATTGTTCTTGGCAAACGTCGATGCAAGGTTCCTtttgctcctgggtcagcagcctggggacgaaGTTGGCAGCAACATGGCATGTGTTCAAATCACATGTGAAGTGTTGGCAGCAGTGTTGGagatttttctttaacaatCATCATACAAAAGTTGCCgaatggttttgacatttttgggTGTTGAGCTCGTTTAAGGTCTTCCTGATCACCCTCAtcgtcttccagtgatgttcttccgcTTTTGATGTGTGCATGACACTCAAATCACCTCAAACGACTCATTGCAGCATTCCTGCCATCTTGACAAATTATTTCAAATGTCTCTTTAGCacatttgcccagtttcacacaGAATCTTTCGTTTGTTCTTTACTCTGACTTGCTGAACATGATAAAATAGCAGACATGGTGATGCAtagtcagaatagcaccagctGCACAGCTCACAATGTACACAGGGCGacgtcttttggcacactgacttatgaaggtcagtGCGCCCTGTTGACTGTGTGCGCAACCTTGTGCTGCCTCTattggggtgttacaaaactccttttgataccacctcgtatAGCAGAATGTACAGGAGAGAAATAAATCAGTATacagtgccgtgaaaaagtatttgcctaaTTCTTTTTGGCAGATTTGTCCGACTTAAATGGTTCAGATccttaaaaaatatacacaaagacaacctgagtaaatacaaccTCTCATTTTAATGgagattttatttatcatgGGAAAAATCACTATCCAAACCTGTCCGGGCCTacttgaaaaagtaattgccccctaaacccgATTAACTGGTTGCGCCACCCTTCATgtcaacaactgcaatcaagcgtgtGCCACAACTGTGAAGGAGCTCTTCTTTtcagaattattttaattgagCCACATTGAAGAGTTTCCAAGCATGAAcgcctgtttaaggtcatatCAATTGAAATTATGTtcagactttgactaggccactccaaagacatttagagtggacttgctggtgtgtttcagatcattgtcccagtgcataacccaagtgtgcttgagcttgaggtcatgAACTGGTggcattctccttcaggattttctgatAGAGCGCAAAATTTATGGTTCATCTATTGTCCAGGTCCTCCAGGCGTAAAGCAGCCCCAGAACATCACACTATCACtgccatgtttgactgttggtttagatgttttttttttatgaaatgctgtgttagctTTAcacttgtatttttatgtatttctacTGCAGGTCCAGACGGAGACTATGGCTTTGATATAGAAATGCTATGGAAAAGGTAAGAAATATACACACAGGACTGACCACTAACTTTCTGGATTCCTTTACTTGGTTTTGTTTGTGCCAGCTATGCCATGCGTGACACGAGTAATAGGTAATATGTGCGGACAATGCATCAAATACAACGCGTTTAAGCAAAtctataaactttaaaaagtataaaatgtgaaatgtgtctgaaaaaaaaaatctgcattttcATAATGAATTGGCATAATAGACCTGGGTTGGGTGGGTTAGAGTCCAGAACGAGTGTTGATAAGGATAAGCTAATAAGCTAAGTCatcattgtttattttacattgaaCAGTAATGTAAAGCATGTTGTGTAACATGCCGGAGAGAACAAAGAAGTTTAGGGTTGGGTCACTAACAGCCAGCAGATCACCTTAAGTGCCTTAACACAGATTTTTGAAAACTGTGCTAACGAGATCGggcatcattttcacaacatatTTTATGTCTTTGTTTTATGGTGATGATAATAGCTTAAGATGACACCTCAGTAAGTATTCAGGTATTAGATCAGTTAATTGTCAAGGTCATAGCTTACATGATTCTCAAAATCCCTAAATCATTCAATGTGCtccatgtatttatttgtggtGATTCTTACATTTAATGGGACAAGTGGACACAAACCATGGCAgtaataaaatgcataatataGCCTTAAAGAtacaaagtttttgttttttccttctgaatattttttttatttttttaagcttcaGTTTAAAATTTTCGTTCTGGTATGTTTTGCAGGAAGCTGTGGGGCTGTACCCAAAGGCCAGACCCGAATCTATAGTATGAGATTTTGTCCATATGCCCAAAGAGCCAGGCTGGTGCTCAAAGCAAAGGGCATAGAGTACAtatcaattaatatttttaattgtctATACTACTTtggtttgtatttgtatttggagTTATCATTCTAATAGCTGTGATGGGCCTTCTAAGGCTGAAACTGTCAATatcaatttaaaagaaaaacccGAGTGGTACCTGAAGAAGAAACCTCTTGGTCAAGTGCCCACAGTGGAGACCTCCAGTGGTCAAGTGGTCTGTGAATCACCAATCACATGTGAATACCTGGATGAGCTGTACCCTGAGAAAAAACTGTTTCCCTCTGATCCCTTTGCAAAAGCCCAGCAGAAGATGTTGCTGGAGGAATACTCAGGTGTGTCCTTTCAGCTTACAGTAAGCCACACTGTTTTGTGTTAAATacacaaatgtaaacaaaatacatagaagaataaaaaaaattcttccaaAGATGACTAAACCCATTTCAGTACAGTATTAGTTGTCGACTACTTCACCTGGCTGTTTTTTAGTTGTGATTCCTGCTTGGGGATTTAAAGCAGTCTTCAGCTAATACAACAATTCCAAGAACATTTTTACTTTCAGGTCATTCCTCTGTTCTACTAAATTCCCATGAGCAAGAACGAAGGTGAGGATTTGCCGGCAATAGAAGCAGAGttgaggaaaaagctctccaaaCTAAACAAGGTATAGTACATGACGGTTTTacctcaaaacaaaaaaaaaaacatttgcttgtAAAATATGTCTACACTGAAAAAAGTTTAACTCTAaaatttaatacttttattgTCTTTCAGTACATACATCTTTACAAGGATCATGCCTTGTCACCTACTCTTTAATGAAATTGTATTAAAGTACCTTTGTTTAATTTTAGGTTTTGTACATttcatttgttaaatataatttagtttGTTGTCTTAAGGCAAACAAGAGTCCTTTATAGTGTTGAACTTTTCTTACTTTCCTGTCTTGGCACAGTAACCTTTCAATTCATTAGTCTTATTTTGGTGTCAACTTCAGGGTTTATACTCATCAGAGATCCTAAGCTGTCTTATTTGTAACATActctactgttcaaaagttttagaacactttcaaACTCCATggtggttcctgatttttatttctttctacattgtaaaggaatgctgaaggcgtccaaaaaattcattaatctcctttgaacagttgatattgagatgtttctgatacttatgctctgtaaagacttcataacgcctctaatctgaggtgctgttaatggttcatttttcaggctgataactctaaatgaacttctcgtctgcggcagaggtaggttttggtctcgccctcctgggatggcctttatgagagccagttccattatggtgcttgacggattttgcaaatgcactcgacaatactgttcttgcaagaactattacagaaaggctgacctctgtgttaaaataacaactaactgttgtttttcttgtgaaataaatcactaaacaaaaacaaagaaatttacaagtgaccccaaacttttgaatggtagtgtatgtCTTCTTTACATCTGCAAAGTGAATATGCTTATAGGGAGTTGACTATGAACGGGATATCGTTTCACATTCTTATAATACTGTCCAGACATAgtaatagaataaaatatattgtagGATTAGTTTaaagcaataataaataatttgtttatccTATTACTGCATTTGAATAgtattaaggttttttttctttctgtgtttGCATGGATTGGGAATGTTCAAATATTactttgattataaaaattgtGCTCTGATtagaaaaaaacctttttcatATACATGTGACAGCGATTATTTactaatgaaaaatatttcacCGGTATGTGGAAACAAGTCTTTTTTCTAATCAGAGTAcaatttttgtcatttgtacTAAGTACTTTCAGTGCTTACAAACTATTTATATAGACTTCAGATGGTAATTCGtactttatttgtaaaaaaaattttgaagtTTTTTGGAACTGTATTTGCCATGTGTTTAGGAAAATTATGTGTTTTTTCATAAAtagtaaattaaatgtttcagTGGATGATGGTTATTCGGGGTGCCTTAAAGGATGGGGGGGTTAGTTTGTAAGTAACAACAAGTCCAAGGGCCCTTAAGTGACACATAGTTTAAAAAGACTGGCTTCATCAATGTTGCCAGCCCAGTGTATTAGGTTTTCAGGGGAGAGAGTATCGGTGCACCTCTCTATGGAGATAGCATTGCCTGAAGAAACAAGaggcattaaatatttttagaatatGTTGTAAACAATAACTTTTTCTGATTCTGTGTCCTGCACAAAACCCAACTGAACTCCTTTTTGATTAACTCACATTAATTTCTGGTCTCATGCTCTTGTTGCTGAATGAGCATATCCTCACAGACATGCatcaaaatctagtggaaagtctTTCCAAAAGAAATTGATGTTATTCTTATTATAACATCAGTGGTGACCTGAATTTGAAAAGAGATGTTTAAAACCACATAAATGTTGGTTATAGAATATGGCAGAATGTACAGAAAACAAAGCTGAGCAGCTTAATCAGTGTATAAGTTTGCATAAGTACTGATTCTGTTTCTGTGAGCTATGCCATGCATAACATCAGTAAAAGGTACTGTGAGCAGACActacataaattacaacataattaacacatctgtaaaattttaaatgtataggATGTCAAATGTGCATGAAGAAATTTAGCATTTGTATAATGAATTGGCAAAATAGACTTGGGTGGGTTAGGCCGATAAGGATAAGCAAAGTCatagttgtttattttacacTGAACAGTGATTTAAAGCATGTTGTGTAACATGCGGTAAaggacaaataataaaataataatttagggTTGGGCCACCTGGAACCACTAGAACAGCTTTAATGCCTAAACACAGATTCTTGGGAACTGTGCTAGAGAGATCATGAAAACATTCATTATTGCCAATTGTGACATCTAAATAAGCACATATACCTAAATTCAGGTATAAGATGTGTTAAAGATCAAGGTAATAGCTTATGATTTACATAGACCATTCAATGAACCATTGTGTTTCGTGGAGGAACCATGTGATCATCTTGGAAGTGGCCATCCATTGGAAGAGAGATATATAAGTAAAATatgtctacaaaaaaaaagttatttacgttttttttttttttgttattcatttgtaattataattttgattGTTGCCTGAAGGAGAACAAGAGTCCTTTATAGTGTTGAACTTCACTTACTTTCCTGTCTTGGCACAGACACTCCATTCATTATGGTCTGGGTCTGATTCTGGTGTCTCAGGATTCATTAATCGATGGATTGATCAATTAATCAGAGATCCTAAACTGTCT
Protein-coding regions in this window:
- the LOC128529433 gene encoding glutathione S-transferase omega-1-like translates to MASNEKCYGKGSCSPGAVPKGQIRVYSMRFCPYAQRPRLVLKAKGIEAEIVNIHLKEKPEWYLEKNPLGQVPTVETSSGHVVYESPITCEYLDELYPEKKLFPSDPFAKAQQKMLLEEYSKVIPLFYKIPMTKIKGEDVSALEAELREKLSKMNKVLINKKTKYFGGDSVTMIDYLIWPWFERVEAYQIKHCLDGKPELNNWISRMQEDPAVKALMFSPADHKAFFNSFLEGHANYDYGL